A stretch of the Vigna radiata var. radiata cultivar VC1973A chromosome 7, Vradiata_ver6, whole genome shotgun sequence genome encodes the following:
- the LOC106766689 gene encoding uncharacterized protein LOC106766689, protein MEISSGGCSPRIRSDFPRKEGSEGTPVKQFELSGRDRNYEMQSMNALDILRETVRILRFDSWGFIAIAVMLICPVSAVLLSNVIVDVSIVKNLSIRLMLVAQASGLPLRPIIKQSCQRFAETVVSSAMCFPLYATLLLLSKAAIVYTVDCTYCRKRFDASKFCVIVSKIWRKILFTYLWGCALVVGCITLFCVFLVAFCSALAVLGFSPDIVVYCAMLVGLVFSVVFANAIIICNISIVISVLEDVSGAQAMLRSSILIKGQTQVGLLIFLGSTIGMAFVEGLFEHRVKTLSYGDGSSRVWEGPLLVVMYSFVVLIDSMMSAVFYFSCRSFSLEISDSEGNSILETMTMSAESMEIQ, encoded by the coding sequence ATGGAGATTTCGAGTGGAGGTTGTTCTCCCAGAATCAGGTCTGATTTCCCCAGGAAGGAGGGATCCGAGGGAACCCCTGTTAAGCAGTTTGAACTCTCTGGTCGTGATCGCAATTATGAAATGCAATCAATGAATGCTTTGGATATTCTGAGAGAAACTGTTAGGATTCTTAGGTTCGATTCATGGGGTTTCATTGCAATCGCTGTTATGCTTATTTGTCCTGTTTCTGCTGTGCTTTTGTCTAATGTGATAGTGGATGTGTCTATTGTGAAGAATCTGTCTATTAGGCTTATGTTGGTTGCCCAAGCTAGTGGTCTTCCTCTGAGACCAATTATCAAACAGTCCTGTCAGCGATTTGCAGAGACCGTGGTTTCTTCAGCCATGTGCTTTCCTTTGTATGCTACATTGTTGTTATTGTCCAAAGCTGCTATTGTCTATACCGTAGATTGTACTTATTGCAGAAAGAGGTTTGATGCTTCCAAGTTTTGTGTGATTGTTTCTAAGATTTGGAGGAAGATCCTGTTCACATATCTGTGGGGCTGTGCGCTTGTAGTTGGTTGCATCACCTTGTTCTGTGTTTTCCTTGTTGCGTTCTGCAGTGCATTAGCTGTTCTTGGGTTTTCCCCTGATATTGTTGTGTACTGTGCAATGCTGGTTGGGTTGGTTTTCTCTGTCGTCTTTGCCAATGCCATAATCATCTGTAACATTTCGATAGTGATCTCTGTGTTGGAGGATGTTTCGGGAGCGCAGGCAATGCTGCGGTCTAGTATTTTGATCAAGGGTCAGACTCAGGTTGGTCTACTGATATTTCTTGGATCGACTATAGGGATGGCCTTTGTGGAGGGCTTGTTTGAGCACAGAGTAAAGACATTGAGCTATGGTGATGGATCTTCAAGGGTGTGGGAAGGGCCACTCTTGGTGGTGATGTATTCATTTGTAGTGCTTATAGATTCCATGATGAGTGCAGTTTTCTATTTCAGTTGCAGATCTTTTAGCCTGGAGATCTCAGATAGCGAAGGCAACTCAATTTTAGAAACTATGACCATGTCTGCTGAATCAATGGAAATTCAATGA